One window from the genome of Acinetobacter sp. ANC 7912 encodes:
- the lptC gene encoding LPS export ABC transporter periplasmic protein LptC: MDTKVLYVTAITLAAISGGYYYYSGSGKKLEVDAGSSMKSTAENVNLTQTNEQGQLTVRAKVDRLEQDMQKQTSKLENLNASMYKDGKVDATFTAHLANGYEDNTRVVLSQGVKATKMLQNGQLQLVTNELTGFPKTREIETDKTVQVSSPQAEFISQGLKANLNDGQYEFFNIRGKYEPNS; encoded by the coding sequence ATGGATACTAAAGTTTTATATGTAACCGCGATTACTCTCGCAGCGATAAGTGGTGGTTATTACTATTACAGCGGAAGTGGCAAGAAACTTGAAGTGGATGCTGGTAGTAGCATGAAATCAACCGCTGAAAATGTAAATTTGACTCAAACCAATGAACAAGGCCAACTGACTGTCCGTGCCAAAGTAGACCGACTTGAGCAGGATATGCAGAAGCAGACATCAAAACTCGAGAATTTGAATGCTTCGATGTATAAAGATGGCAAAGTGGATGCCACCTTTACTGCCCATCTTGCCAATGGCTATGAAGACAATACTAGAGTGGTACTTTCACAAGGTGTGAAAGCAACTAAAATGCTTCAAAATGGCCAACTTCAACTTGTGACTAATGAGCTAACGGGTTTTCCTAAAACGCGGGAAATAGAAACAGACAAAACTGTACAGGTAAGCTCGCCACAGGCCGAGTTTATCAGTCAGGGATTGAAGGCTAATCTTAATGACGGCCAATACGAATTTTTTAATATTCGAGGAAAGTATGAACCCAATTCTTAA
- a CDS encoding HAD-IIIA family hydrolase — protein MASYVLLEQARHMKALVLDVDGILSDGFITLTNSGDEIKNFDIRDGLGMKLVQQAGLKVIIITGRKSNIVEKRMSDLGVDLVYQGREDKGVALREACAQLDLDPEDCLYMGDDWPDLSAFAIAGMKVTVPNGHVEVRRRADLVTQAMGGRGAVREICDMLLMSKGVYEELLEKFIRAPY, from the coding sequence ATGGCATCTTATGTGTTATTAGAACAAGCACGTCATATGAAAGCATTGGTGCTTGATGTGGATGGTATTCTGAGTGATGGTTTTATCACCTTGACTAATAGCGGAGATGAAATCAAAAACTTTGATATCCGTGATGGTCTGGGCATGAAACTGGTGCAACAGGCCGGATTAAAAGTCATCATCATTACTGGTCGTAAAAGCAATATCGTTGAAAAACGTATGTCTGACCTCGGTGTTGATCTGGTGTATCAGGGACGTGAAGATAAAGGCGTCGCATTGCGTGAAGCCTGTGCACAATTAGATCTGGATCCGGAAGACTGTTTGTATATGGGCGATGACTGGCCTGATCTGTCTGCTTTTGCGATTGCAGGTATGAAAGTCACTGTACCAAATGGTCATGTGGAAGTACGTCGTCGTGCCGATCTGGTAACCCAAGCAATGGGTGGCCGTGGAGCTGTTCGTGAAATCTGTGACATGCTGCTGATGTCCAAAGGTGTTTACGAAGAATTACTTGAAAAGTTTATTCGTGCGCCATATTAA
- the lptB gene encoding LPS export ABC transporter ATP-binding protein, whose translation MTQPQQVQTLTIKHLAKNYSKRWVVKDVSFSMQSGQIVGLLGPNGAGKTTSFYMVVGLVRMDKGEIHLDDLDLSDLAMHERARKGIGYLPQEASIFRKLTIAENIMAILETRKDLTKAQRQQRLAELLADFKITHIKDSLGMSVSGGERRRAEIARALAADPKFMLLDEPFAGVDPISVGDIKDIIMTLKDRGIGVLITDHNVRETLAICEHAYIVSEGAVIAEGTAQEILSNETVRKVYLGDDFTV comes from the coding sequence ATGACACAGCCACAGCAAGTGCAAACCCTTACGATCAAGCATCTGGCAAAAAACTACAGTAAACGTTGGGTAGTCAAGGACGTGTCCTTTAGTATGCAAAGTGGACAGATTGTTGGTCTACTTGGTCCTAATGGTGCGGGTAAAACCACTAGTTTCTATATGGTCGTTGGCTTGGTACGGATGGACAAAGGTGAAATCCATTTAGATGACTTGGATCTGTCTGATTTAGCCATGCATGAACGTGCCCGCAAAGGGATAGGTTATCTACCTCAGGAAGCCTCGATTTTCCGTAAGTTAACGATTGCAGAAAATATCATGGCAATTCTGGAAACCCGTAAGGATTTGACCAAAGCGCAGCGTCAGCAGCGTCTGGCTGAATTATTAGCAGACTTTAAGATTACCCATATCAAAGATTCTCTCGGAATGAGTGTGTCTGGTGGTGAACGTCGACGTGCTGAAATTGCGCGTGCACTGGCAGCTGATCCAAAATTTATGTTACTGGATGAGCCTTTTGCCGGGGTCGACCCAATTTCAGTAGGAGATATCAAGGATATTATTATGACCTTGAAAGATCGCGGGATTGGTGTATTGATTACCGACCATAATGTGCGTGAAACATTGGCAATCTGTGAACATGCTTATATTGTAAGTGAAGGCGCAGTGATCGCAGAAGGCACGGCACAAGAAATCCTGAGTAATGAAACGGTTAGAAAAGTCTATTTGGGTGATGATTTTACCGTATAA
- the lptA gene encoding lipopolysaccharide transport periplasmic protein LptA has translation MNPILKPQMMTTFLKRTALAGLLGVCSVSAFALPSDRQQPITLVADRATFNERTGVTTYTGNVIIEQGTMKLQANSIVANLNSKKEISSITANGSPARFQQKVDANKGLAKGHANKIVYNADSGIITLTGNAFLEQDGASIRGNTLRYSMNKGDIEAVGTPNKTGSSSGRVQIVIPPSSSKSFPGARD, from the coding sequence ATGAACCCAATTCTTAAACCGCAAATGATGACTACTTTCCTGAAACGAACTGCACTTGCTGGTCTGCTAGGTGTGTGCTCAGTCTCTGCTTTTGCACTGCCTTCAGACCGTCAGCAACCGATTACCTTGGTTGCAGACCGTGCGACCTTTAATGAACGTACCGGTGTAACGACCTATACAGGTAATGTGATCATTGAACAGGGCACCATGAAGCTACAGGCCAATTCCATTGTTGCAAACTTGAATAGCAAGAAGGAAATTAGTTCTATTACAGCCAATGGTAGTCCTGCACGATTCCAGCAAAAGGTTGATGCGAATAAAGGCCTTGCCAAAGGTCATGCAAATAAAATTGTCTACAACGCTGACTCCGGGATTATCACACTAACTGGTAATGCTTTCCTAGAACAGGATGGTGCCAGCATCCGAGGTAATACACTACGCTATAGCATGAACAAAGGTGACATTGAAGCTGTTGGTACACCGAACAAGACTGGTTCATCTTCTGGTCGTGTTCAGATCGTGATTCCGCCTTCGAGTTCAAAATCTTTCCCGGGAGCACGTGATTAA